One window from the genome of Enterobacteriaceae bacterium Kacie_13 encodes:
- a CDS encoding D-alanyl-D-alanine carboxypeptidase family protein, whose protein sequence is MITNEMLTGRSAAHLVTLGDGPHRLQKQAADAFARMQQAAQEAGFDLQPASTFRDFERQQAIWNGKFRGERPVLDKDSQPVDISGCSDAERCGLILRWSALPGASRHHWGSDLDVYDPHLLPAGQSLQLEPWEYELGGYFYPLNKWMSDHMAEFGFYRPYDKDRGGVAIEPWHLSYRPLAVLCAAQLTPDVLISAWQGQDLAGSDWIISEIATIFPRFIALPT, encoded by the coding sequence ATGATCACCAATGAGATGCTGACCGGGCGCTCAGCCGCGCATCTGGTCACATTGGGCGACGGGCCGCACCGTCTGCAAAAACAGGCCGCCGACGCGTTCGCCAGGATGCAGCAGGCCGCGCAGGAAGCTGGTTTTGATTTGCAGCCTGCCAGTACTTTTCGCGATTTTGAGCGCCAGCAGGCTATCTGGAATGGCAAATTTCGCGGCGAGCGACCAGTATTAGATAAAGACAGTCAGCCGGTGGATATCAGCGGATGTTCTGACGCCGAACGCTGCGGGCTAATCCTGCGCTGGTCGGCACTTCCGGGCGCCAGCCGTCACCACTGGGGGAGCGATCTGGATGTGTATGATCCACACCTGCTGCCCGCAGGCCAGTCGTTACAGCTGGAGCCGTGGGAGTATGAACTAGGCGGATATTTTTATCCGCTGAACAAATGGATGTCAGACCATATGGCGGAGTTTGGTTTTTACCGCCCGTATGATAAAGACCGTGGCGGAGTTGCCATTGAACCCTGGCACCTGAGTTATCGCCCGCTGGCCGTATTGTGCGCTGCGCAACTGACGCCGGACGTGCTCATCAGCGCATGGCAGGGGCAAGATTTAGCGGGATCCGACTGGATAATCAGCGAGATCGCGACTATCTTCCCAAGATTCATCGCCCTACCTACATAA
- the dapE gene encoding succinyl-diaminopimelate desuccinylase — MSCPVVDLAQQLIRRPSLSPEDAGCQDIMIARLRAVGFHIETMNFGDTLNFWATRGEGKTLAFAGHTDVVPTGDHKLWVTGPFEPTLRDGMLYGRGAADMKGSLAAMVVAAERFVAANPHHKGRLAFLITSDEEASAVNGTVKVVNALMERNERLDYCLVGEPSSTSRVGDIVKNGRRGSMTANLHVHGVQGHVAYPHLADNPVHRAMPALNELVATVWDNGNEFFPPTSMQIANINAGTGSNNVIPGELYVQFNFRFSTELTDDIIKQRVAELLDRHNLQYTLNWVVSGQPFLTSRGELVDAVVNAVRHYSEITPDLQTTGGTSDGRFIALMGAQVVELGPVNATIHKINECVHAADLQVLSRMYQRIMEQLVA; from the coding sequence ATGAGCTGCCCCGTTGTCGATCTCGCCCAACAGTTAATTCGTCGCCCTTCCCTCAGCCCGGAGGATGCTGGCTGTCAGGACATCATGATTGCCCGCCTGCGCGCTGTAGGTTTTCACATCGAAACCATGAATTTTGGCGATACCCTGAATTTCTGGGCCACGCGCGGTGAAGGTAAAACGCTGGCGTTTGCCGGCCACACAGACGTTGTGCCAACCGGTGATCACAAGCTTTGGGTCACCGGTCCGTTTGAACCGACACTGCGCGACGGCATGCTTTACGGCCGTGGCGCGGCGGACATGAAAGGCTCGCTGGCGGCGATGGTCGTCGCCGCCGAACGTTTCGTGGCTGCCAATCCCCATCACAAAGGCCGTCTGGCGTTTCTGATCACTTCCGATGAAGAGGCCAGCGCGGTCAATGGCACGGTAAAAGTGGTCAATGCGCTGATGGAACGCAACGAGCGTCTGGATTATTGCCTGGTCGGCGAACCTTCCAGCACCTCGCGCGTCGGCGACATTGTGAAGAATGGCCGTCGCGGCTCCATGACCGCTAACCTGCATGTCCACGGCGTTCAGGGACATGTCGCGTATCCGCATCTGGCTGACAATCCGGTTCATCGCGCCATGCCTGCGCTGAACGAGCTGGTGGCTACCGTCTGGGATAACGGCAATGAGTTCTTCCCGCCGACCAGCATGCAAATCGCCAATATCAACGCCGGAACCGGCAGCAATAACGTCATTCCCGGCGAACTGTATGTACAGTTTAACTTCCGATTCAGCACCGAACTGACCGATGACATTATTAAACAGCGCGTGGCAGAGCTACTCGATCGCCACAATCTGCAATACACGCTGAACTGGGTGGTCTCCGGTCAGCCATTCCTGACCTCACGCGGCGAACTGGTAGATGCGGTGGTCAACGCCGTTCGCCATTACAGTGAAATCACGCCAGATCTGCAAACCACCGGCGGCACCTCAGACGGACGCTTCATCGCGCTGATGGGCGCACAAGTGGTCGAACTGGGGCCGGTTAACGCCACTATCCACAAGATCAACGAATGCGTACACGCCGCCGATCTGCAAGTCCTGAGCCGCATGTATCAGCGCATCATGGAGCAGTTAGTCGCATGA